The Corynebacterium glaucum genome includes a region encoding these proteins:
- the qcrB gene encoding cytochrome bc1 complex cytochrome b subunit yields MSTKLAKAADNVDSRYTIAGVLRPQLNKVFPSHWSFMLGEMALYSFIILLLTGVYLALFFDPSITKVIYDGAYLPLNGVEMSRAYATALDISFDVRGGLFVRQMHHWAALMFMMAMFAHMLRIFFTGAFRRPREANWVIGVTLILLGMIEGFMGYSLPDDLLSGVGLRIMSAIILSVPIIGTWIHWAIFGGDFPSDLMLDRFYILHVLVLPGIILALIAAHLLLVWFQKHTQFPGPGRTENNVIGIRILPVFAVKAVGFMMIVFGVLAGMAGLTTINAIWNLGPYNPSQVSAGSQPDVYMLWTDGAARVMPAWELYLGNYTIPGAFWVALMCGVMVILLISYPFIEAAATGDRAHHNLLQRPRDVPARTGLGVMGIVFFLLLTISGGNDHVAHFFQISLNAMTWVGRIGLVVLPPLAYFITYRICVGLQRSDREVLEHGIETGVIKKLPNGAFVEIHQPLGQVDEHGHPIPLEYGGARVPKQMNQLGFADAETVGAFSPADIAVTERVRDAADEYHHEEVETMRQLEETKNVTDRDATYSDGKPRS; encoded by the coding sequence ATGAGCACGAAACTCGCTAAAGCCGCGGATAACGTTGATTCGCGATACACGATTGCCGGTGTTCTCCGGCCGCAACTGAACAAGGTTTTCCCGAGCCACTGGTCTTTCATGCTCGGCGAGATGGCGCTCTACAGCTTCATCATCCTTCTTCTGACCGGTGTCTACCTGGCTTTGTTCTTCGACCCGTCGATCACCAAGGTGATTTACGACGGCGCGTACCTCCCGCTCAACGGTGTGGAAATGTCGCGTGCGTACGCCACGGCGTTGGACATCTCCTTCGATGTCCGTGGTGGTCTATTCGTCCGCCAGATGCACCACTGGGCTGCGCTGATGTTCATGATGGCGATGTTCGCCCACATGCTGCGCATCTTCTTCACCGGCGCGTTCCGTCGCCCGCGTGAGGCGAACTGGGTCATCGGTGTGACCCTGATCCTGCTGGGCATGATCGAGGGCTTCATGGGCTACTCGCTGCCGGATGACCTGCTCTCCGGCGTCGGCCTGCGAATCATGTCCGCGATCATCCTGTCAGTGCCGATCATCGGTACCTGGATCCACTGGGCGATCTTCGGCGGCGACTTCCCGTCGGATCTGATGCTGGACCGCTTCTACATCCTCCACGTGCTGGTGCTTCCGGGCATCATTCTCGCGCTGATCGCAGCGCACCTGCTGCTCGTCTGGTTCCAGAAGCACACCCAGTTCCCTGGCCCGGGGCGCACCGAGAACAACGTGATCGGTATCCGCATTCTCCCGGTGTTCGCCGTGAAAGCCGTCGGCTTCATGATGATCGTCTTTGGTGTCCTCGCCGGCATGGCTGGTCTGACCACCATCAACGCGATCTGGAACCTCGGTCCGTACAACCCATCCCAGGTGTCCGCAGGCTCACAGCCTGACGTCTACATGCTCTGGACGGATGGTGCCGCCCGTGTGATGCCGGCATGGGAGCTCTACTTGGGCAACTACACGATCCCGGGCGCCTTCTGGGTGGCCCTGATGTGTGGCGTTATGGTGATCCTCTTGATCTCCTACCCGTTCATCGAGGCTGCCGCCACCGGCGATCGTGCGCACCACAACCTTCTGCAGCGTCCGCGCGACGTGCCCGCTCGCACCGGACTCGGCGTCATGGGCATCGTGTTCTTCTTGCTGCTTACGATTTCTGGCGGAAACGACCACGTGGCTCACTTCTTCCAGATCTCGCTGAACGCGATGACCTGGGTTGGCCGTATCGGCCTGGTCGTCCTGCCGCCGCTGGCGTACTTCATCACCTACCGCATCTGCGTTGGTTTGCAGCGCTCTGACCGCGAGGTGCTGGAGCACGGTATCGAGACCGGCGTGATCAAGAAGCTGCCGAACGGCGCGTTCGTCGAAATCCACCAGCCGCTGGGCCAGGTGGACGAGCACGGACACCCGATCCCGCTCGAGTACGGCGGTGCCCGCGTGCCGAAGCAGATGAACCAGCTCGGTTTTGCCGACGCGGAAACTGTTGGTGCATTCAGCCCGGCCGACATTGCCGTCACCGAGCGCGTTCGAGACGCGGCGGACGAATACCACCACGAGGAGGTCGAGACCATGCGTCAGCTCGAGGAGACGAAGAACGTCACCGACCGCGACGCGACCTACAGCGACGGTAAGCCACGCAGCTAA
- the qcrA gene encoding cytochrome bc1 complex Rieske iron-sulfur subunit encodes MSEVKKNYTDQELERMSNAELAALGTELDDVTVAYRKERFPVEGDPREKSAAAGINAWLAVSVVTAIAFLGIYLFWPWEPKFHGDEGLWIYTAYTPLLGLTAGLSFLSLGIAMVQYVKKFIPEEISVQRRHDGRSSELDRRTTTALLNDAWETSTLGRRTAMKGLLGTAGVLAGLVVIAPLGGLIKNPWRERHALGYHGDGTLWTHGWTLHDQGVKIYLARDTGAIAEKHAGAAGEHYSTAGVSRLVRMRPEDLAAGAMETIFPLYEEDVNDGDKYDPKRDVYENHMHSLHGPRNAVMLIRLRSQDAEKVVEREGQEDFHYGDFYAYSKICTHIGCPTSLYEAQTNRILCPCHQSQFDALQYGKPIFGPAARALPQLPVTIDEDGYLIAKGNFVEPVGPAFWERQS; translated from the coding sequence ATGAGTGAAGTGAAAAAGAACTACACCGACCAGGAGCTTGAGCGCATGAGCAATGCGGAGCTCGCTGCGCTCGGCACCGAGCTCGACGACGTTACCGTCGCCTACCGCAAGGAACGTTTTCCGGTCGAGGGTGACCCGCGAGAGAAGTCCGCTGCTGCAGGCATCAATGCGTGGCTCGCAGTTTCGGTTGTGACCGCGATTGCCTTCCTCGGCATCTACCTCTTCTGGCCGTGGGAGCCGAAGTTCCACGGTGATGAAGGCCTGTGGATCTACACTGCATATACCCCGCTACTTGGTTTGACTGCCGGATTGTCGTTCCTATCGCTCGGCATTGCGATGGTTCAGTACGTGAAGAAGTTCATCCCTGAGGAGATTTCGGTACAGCGTCGTCACGACGGCCGGTCCTCGGAGCTCGACCGCCGTACCACTACCGCTCTGCTGAACGATGCTTGGGAGACCTCCACTCTCGGTCGCCGCACCGCAATGAAAGGTCTTCTCGGCACTGCCGGTGTCCTCGCCGGTCTCGTGGTGATCGCTCCGCTCGGTGGTCTGATCAAGAACCCGTGGCGCGAGCGTCACGCCCTTGGCTACCACGGCGACGGTACGCTTTGGACCCACGGCTGGACCCTGCACGACCAAGGGGTGAAGATCTACCTCGCTCGCGACACCGGCGCGATCGCGGAAAAGCACGCTGGTGCTGCTGGAGAGCACTACAGCACCGCGGGTGTTTCGCGCTTGGTGCGTATGCGCCCAGAGGATCTTGCGGCCGGTGCCATGGAGACGATCTTCCCGCTGTACGAAGAAGACGTCAACGACGGCGACAAGTACGACCCGAAGCGCGATGTCTACGAGAACCACATGCACTCTCTGCACGGTCCGCGCAACGCGGTCATGCTGATCCGCCTGCGTTCGCAGGACGCGGAAAAGGTCGTCGAGCGCGAAGGCCAGGAAGACTTCCACTACGGTGACTTCTACGCCTACTCGAAGATCTGCACGCACATTGGTTGCCCGACATCTCTGTACGAGGCCCAGACCAACCGCATTCTGTGCCCGTGCCACCAATCGCAGTTCGACGCGCTGCAGTATGGCAAGCCGATTTTCGGCCCGGCCGCTCGCGCGCTGCCGCAGCTGCCTGTCACTATCGACGAAGATGGATACCTCATCGCCAAGGGCAACTTTGTTGAGCCCGTTGGCCCGGCATTCTGGGAGCGTCAGTCCTAA
- the qcrC gene encoding cytochrome bc1 complex diheme cytochrome c subunit: MDNTPKKKRSRRKAQRTVAGAAALTLGLTGAGFLAAAIVPNAQVATAQRDDQAMIQEGKDLYDQACITCHGANLQGVEDRGPSLIGTGEGAVYFQVNSGRMPMMSNDAQAERKRPRYTESQALALAAYVAANGGGPELVYNEDGTVAMEELRGKGYDGQIQAADVARGGELFRLNCASCHSFTGRGGALSSGKYAPELDPANEQEIYQAMLTGPQNMPKFSDRQLSADEKKDIIAFIKSSKETPSPGGWGLGGLGPVSEGMAMWMIGVTLVAAAAIWIGSRS; the protein is encoded by the coding sequence ATGGATAACACACCTAAGAAGAAGCGCAGCCGCCGCAAGGCGCAGCGCACTGTCGCCGGTGCCGCCGCCCTGACCCTGGGTCTGACGGGAGCGGGTTTCCTCGCCGCGGCAATCGTCCCTAATGCACAGGTTGCAACCGCCCAGCGCGACGATCAGGCCATGATTCAGGAGGGCAAGGACCTCTACGACCAGGCCTGCATCACCTGCCACGGTGCGAACCTGCAGGGTGTCGAAGATCGCGGTCCGTCGCTGATCGGCACGGGTGAAGGCGCGGTTTACTTCCAGGTCAACTCTGGCCGCATGCCGATGATGTCGAATGACGCGCAGGCTGAGCGTAAGCGCCCGCGCTACACCGAGTCGCAGGCGCTTGCTCTTGCGGCTTACGTCGCGGCTAACGGCGGCGGCCCTGAGCTGGTGTACAACGAGGACGGCACCGTAGCGATGGAGGAGCTGCGCGGCAAGGGCTACGACGGGCAGATTCAGGCTGCGGACGTCGCGCGCGGCGGCGAACTCTTCCGTCTGAACTGTGCATCGTGCCACAGCTTCACCGGCCGGGGTGGCGCACTGTCTTCCGGTAAGTACGCTCCGGAGCTTGACCCTGCGAATGAGCAGGAGATTTACCAGGCGATGCTTACCGGCCCTCAGAACATGCCGAAGTTCTCAGACCGTCAGCTCAGCGCAGACGAGAAGAAGGACATCATTGCCTTCATCAAGTCGTCAAAGGAGACGCCGAGCCCGGGTGGCTGGGGACTTGGTGGCCTTGGCCCGGTGTCTGAAGGTATGGCCATGTGGATGATTGGCGTGACCCTTGTGGCCGCAGCCGCGATTTGGATTGGATCCCGCTCATGA
- the ctaE gene encoding aa3-type cytochrome oxidase subunit III: MTTAISNQGMATPQDRVSALNRPNIVSVGTIAFLAQELMFFAGLFSMYFVSRANGLAANDWDNQTAHLNILFGGIITVVLVASSFTSQFGVFAAERGDVFGLRKWFGVTIALGVIFLGLVAFEWTEMVHAGVTIQSSVYGSVFYIITGFHMAHVTAGILAFIVVLLRVHKSKFTPAQATAAMATSYYWHFVDAIWIGVFITLYIVQ; the protein is encoded by the coding sequence GTGACGACCGCAATTTCTAACCAAGGCATGGCGACTCCGCAAGATCGCGTCTCTGCGCTGAACCGACCAAACATCGTCAGCGTCGGCACGATCGCGTTCCTCGCCCAAGAGTTGATGTTCTTTGCCGGCCTGTTCTCGATGTACTTCGTGTCTCGTGCGAACGGTCTGGCAGCCAACGACTGGGATAACCAGACGGCGCACCTAAACATCCTGTTCGGTGGAATCATCACCGTGGTGCTCGTTGCTTCATCGTTTACTTCCCAGTTCGGCGTGTTCGCGGCGGAGAGAGGTGACGTCTTCGGCCTGCGCAAGTGGTTTGGCGTAACCATCGCCCTCGGCGTCATCTTCCTTGGCCTCGTTGCGTTTGAGTGGACAGAAATGGTGCACGCGGGCGTGACCATCCAGTCCAGCGTCTACGGCTCGGTGTTCTACATCATCACCGGTTTCCACATGGCGCACGTGACAGCCGGAATCCTCGCCTTCATCGTCGTACTCCTGCGTGTCCACAAGTCGAAGTTCACCCCGGCGCAGGCAACCGCGGCTATGGCGACTTCGTACTACTGGCACTTCGTCGATGCCATCTGGATCGGCGTGTTCATCACTCTCTACATCGTTCAGTAA
- the ctaF gene encoding aa3-type cytochrome oxidase subunit IV has translation MGTGARVFYAIGTFLGLMAVFYIIATSRIGEDAWRGGMEWVGGAALVLATLMSFMLGVYLDFTERRMDIVPEDWEEAEIEDGAGVLGFFSPGSIWPFAMAGAVLFLGLGIAFYQIWLVAFGAVFLIWTTTQLNLQYGIPSEKH, from the coding sequence ATGGGAACTGGCGCAAGAGTCTTCTACGCTATCGGCACCTTCTTGGGTTTGATGGCCGTCTTCTACATCATCGCGACGTCGCGGATCGGGGAGGATGCCTGGCGAGGTGGCATGGAGTGGGTCGGCGGTGCCGCACTCGTGCTCGCAACATTGATGTCGTTCATGCTGGGTGTCTACCTCGACTTCACCGAGCGCCGCATGGATATCGTCCCGGAGGACTGGGAAGAGGCAGAGATTGAGGACGGCGCTGGCGTGCTGGGCTTCTTCTCGCCTGGATCGATCTGGCCGTTCGCTATGGCTGGCGCAGTCCTCTTCCTTGGACTCGGCATCGCTTTCTACCAGATCTGGCTTGTGGCTTTCGGTGCGGTGTTCCTGATCTGGACAACCACCCAGCTGAATCTGCAGTACGGAATCCCGAGCGAGAAGCACTAG
- the ctaC gene encoding aa3-type cytochrome oxidase subunit II: protein MEKQKNRSFAKKAGAAGSLLFGGLFLAGCEVAPPAGIARVLDMGWPSGVTPEATQMYNFWVWVWVAAWIIGIIMWGLFLVAIFAWGNKRREKQGAPEFPKQLQYNVPLELGLTIVPIIIVMVLFFFTVQAQTRTTALNKGPEVVVDVTAFQWNWKFGYANVSGNLSADGQDYDGRDKERQDLAEMTKHDPEEMHNANPIHGTSMGDLSYLNYNQIETVGSTEEVPVLVLPTDTAIEFRLASADVNHAFWVPEFLFKRDAYAHPESNQQERRFQIEKIEEEGAFVGRCAEMCGTYHAMMNFEVRAVTPEKFKQYMDFRLDNPQAPNSAALQEIGEAPYATSTKPFVSNRVGTRDGQNTVDPNATV, encoded by the coding sequence GTGGAAAAGCAAAAGAACCGCAGCTTTGCCAAGAAGGCTGGTGCCGCGGGCTCGTTGCTCTTTGGGGGCTTGTTCCTCGCGGGCTGTGAGGTTGCCCCTCCGGCAGGCATTGCGCGCGTCCTGGACATGGGGTGGCCGAGCGGCGTCACCCCAGAGGCGACCCAGATGTACAACTTCTGGGTGTGGGTCTGGGTGGCTGCCTGGATCATCGGCATCATTATGTGGGGCCTGTTCTTGGTCGCCATCTTCGCCTGGGGCAACAAGCGTCGCGAGAAGCAGGGTGCACCAGAGTTTCCGAAGCAGCTCCAGTACAACGTCCCGTTGGAGCTTGGGCTCACCATCGTGCCGATCATCATCGTGATGGTGCTGTTCTTCTTCACTGTGCAGGCGCAGACCCGAACCACCGCGTTGAACAAGGGTCCGGAGGTCGTGGTCGACGTGACCGCGTTCCAGTGGAACTGGAAGTTCGGCTACGCCAACGTTTCGGGCAACCTCTCCGCGGACGGTCAGGACTACGACGGGCGCGATAAGGAACGTCAGGATCTCGCGGAGATGACCAAGCACGATCCAGAGGAGATGCACAACGCGAACCCGATTCACGGCACCTCCATGGGTGACCTGTCGTACCTGAACTACAACCAGATCGAGACCGTCGGTAGCACCGAAGAGGTTCCGGTCCTGGTACTGCCGACCGATACGGCGATTGAATTCCGCCTCGCGTCCGCTGACGTGAACCACGCGTTCTGGGTTCCGGAGTTCCTGTTCAAGCGCGATGCGTACGCTCACCCGGAGTCGAACCAGCAGGAACGTCGCTTCCAGATCGAAAAGATCGAGGAAGAAGGTGCCTTCGTTGGCCGCTGTGCCGAGATGTGCGGTACGTACCACGCGATGATGAACTTCGAGGTTCGCGCTGTGACCCCGGAAAAGTTCAAGCAGTACATGGACTTCCGTCTCGATAACCCGCAGGCTCCGAACTCGGCGGCACTGCAGGAAATTGGGGAAGCGCCGTACGCAACCTCCACCAAGCCGTTCGTTTCTAACCGCGTGGGTACCCGCGACGGCCAGAACACCGTTGACCCGAACGCGACTGTTTAG
- the asnB gene encoding asparagine synthase (glutamine-hydrolyzing), with protein MCGLIAFLSADGTAEKYVDAVDRAMTCMYHRGPDAAGTWHDSSAVFGFNRLAIIDIEHSHQPLRWGPQDNPERYAMTFNGEIYNYIELREKLIEAGYEFNTEGDGEPIIVGYHHFGEKVVEHLRGMFAFVIWDTEKKTMFAARDPFGIKPLYYATTEAGTVFASEKKSILEMAEQLGLNLDLDQRAIEHYVDLQYVPEPESLHAHIRRLESGCTATLEPGSNVNAERYLKPTFQPTAVTKDAEQDLYDRIAKALEDSVEKHMRADVTVGSFLSGGIDSTAVAALAKRHNPDLLTFTTGFEHAGYSEVDVAAESAAAIGVEHIVKIVSPEEYADAIPKIMWYLDDPVADPSLVPLYFVAQEARKHVKVVLSGEGADELFGGYTIYKEPLSLRPFEVLPTPLTRGLNRLSRVLPDGVKGKSLLERGTTPIEDRYYGNARSFNFAQLQRVLPWAKEEWDHREVTAPIYAGSTEMDPVARMQNLDLFTWMRGDILVKADKMNMANSLELRVPFLDKEVFAVAETIPHEYKIAHGTTKYALRRAMEQIVPAHVLNRKKLGFPVPMRHWLAGEELYGWAQDTIEQSLTDDIFNKREVLEMLKEHRDGVSDHSRRLWTVLAFMIWHGIFVEKRIDPQIEHKDYPVKL; from the coding sequence ATGTGTGGCCTTATCGCGTTCTTGTCCGCCGATGGCACTGCCGAGAAGTACGTTGATGCTGTCGATCGGGCGATGACCTGCATGTATCACCGTGGTCCGGACGCAGCTGGAACTTGGCACGATTCCAGTGCCGTCTTTGGTTTCAACCGCCTGGCCATTATCGATATCGAACATTCGCATCAGCCGCTGCGGTGGGGACCGCAGGACAACCCGGAGCGTTACGCCATGACGTTCAACGGGGAGATCTACAACTACATTGAGCTGCGCGAGAAGCTCATCGAAGCCGGCTACGAGTTCAACACCGAAGGCGACGGCGAGCCGATCATTGTGGGCTACCACCATTTCGGCGAGAAGGTAGTTGAGCACCTGCGCGGCATGTTCGCATTCGTCATCTGGGACACCGAGAAGAAGACGATGTTCGCCGCCCGCGACCCGTTCGGCATCAAGCCGCTGTACTACGCCACGACCGAGGCCGGCACCGTCTTCGCGTCCGAGAAGAAGTCCATCCTGGAGATGGCAGAGCAGCTCGGACTGAACCTCGACCTCGACCAACGTGCCATCGAGCACTACGTCGATTTGCAGTACGTTCCAGAACCTGAAAGTCTCCACGCCCACATTCGCCGTCTTGAGTCCGGCTGTACGGCAACCTTAGAGCCCGGTTCAAACGTCAACGCCGAGCGTTACTTAAAGCCGACATTCCAACCGACCGCGGTGACGAAAGACGCTGAGCAGGATCTCTACGACCGGATTGCTAAAGCGTTAGAGGATTCCGTCGAAAAGCACATGCGCGCTGACGTGACGGTGGGCTCTTTCCTTTCTGGTGGCATTGACTCCACTGCTGTCGCGGCGCTGGCTAAGCGACACAACCCCGACCTGCTGACCTTCACCACCGGCTTTGAGCATGCGGGATACTCCGAGGTCGACGTGGCCGCAGAGTCGGCCGCCGCGATCGGCGTCGAGCACATCGTCAAGATTGTCAGCCCAGAGGAATACGCCGACGCAATTCCGAAGATCATGTGGTACCTCGACGACCCGGTGGCGGACCCGTCGCTTGTGCCGCTCTACTTTGTGGCACAGGAGGCCCGCAAGCACGTCAAGGTGGTGCTCTCCGGCGAGGGCGCAGACGAGCTCTTCGGCGGTTACACTATCTACAAGGAGCCGCTGTCGTTGCGGCCGTTTGAGGTGCTGCCCACTCCCCTGACTCGCGGCCTGAACCGCCTCAGCCGCGTGCTGCCGGATGGAGTGAAAGGCAAGAGTCTGCTCGAGCGCGGCACCACGCCGATCGAGGACCGCTACTACGGCAACGCCCGCTCCTTTAACTTCGCGCAGTTGCAGCGGGTGCTGCCGTGGGCGAAGGAAGAGTGGGACCACCGCGAAGTCACCGCCCCCATCTATGCTGGCTCGACTGAGATGGATCCGGTGGCACGCATGCAGAACCTCGACCTGTTCACGTGGATGCGCGGAGACATCTTGGTCAAGGCCGACAAGATGAACATGGCCAACTCCCTCGAGCTACGCGTGCCCTTCCTGGATAAGGAAGTGTTCGCGGTCGCAGAGACCATCCCGCATGAGTACAAGATCGCGCACGGCACCACCAAGTACGCATTGCGCCGCGCGATGGAGCAGATCGTCCCCGCGCATGTGCTGAACCGAAAGAAGCTCGGTTTCCCAGTGCCGATGCGCCACTGGCTCGCAGGGGAAGAGCTTTACGGTTGGGCTCAGGACACCATTGAGCAATCGCTTACCGACGACATCTTCAACAAACGCGAAGTCTTGGAGATGCTCAAAGAACACCGCGATGGCGTTTCCGATCACTCGCGGCGACTTTGGACGGTGCTGGCGTTCATGATCTGGCACGGGATTTTCGTCGAAAAGCGAATTGACCCTCAGATTGAGCACAAGGATTACCCGGTCAAACTGTAA
- a CDS encoding S41 family peptidase yields the protein MSRTTRTRKVGAVVGAVLLVLALLFAAAAYFLGPALTAQTTGTARFFGTDTPKRYARTVLDLSESMGLYGDSEEFAAARAEVEAAMGDAATREELYDVLDSSVKAAGGKHSRLLPPGVEGGGDDGGEDELPSVRDEEGVTAASVPSVSRLADGQAYADILTRGLVEARDSGSCGVLVDLRGNGGGDMGPMVAGLSPLLPDGPAVHFIFKNSENPVNIDGNSATGGGTATSTEGGKWETPVAVLVDGDTASSGEATMLAFRGLDYSSSFGSPTAGYASANMIYDFPDGSALMLTVAKDKARTGEEFSEDPIQPDVVTDQPEQDARGWLAERCGVAS from the coding sequence ATGTCCCGTACAACCCGTACCCGGAAAGTCGGCGCCGTTGTTGGAGCGGTGCTTTTGGTGCTGGCTCTTCTCTTCGCTGCCGCCGCGTACTTTTTGGGGCCAGCACTGACGGCGCAGACTACGGGCACCGCGCGATTCTTCGGTACGGATACCCCGAAGCGCTACGCCCGGACAGTGCTCGACCTTTCGGAAAGCATGGGGCTGTACGGCGACTCTGAGGAGTTCGCCGCAGCGCGCGCCGAAGTCGAAGCGGCGATGGGGGATGCAGCCACCCGCGAAGAGCTTTACGACGTACTAGACAGCTCCGTGAAGGCAGCTGGCGGAAAACACTCCCGCCTCCTTCCGCCTGGCGTGGAGGGTGGAGGAGACGACGGCGGCGAAGATGAGCTACCGAGCGTCCGCGACGAAGAGGGCGTGACCGCGGCATCTGTCCCATCAGTCTCGCGCCTGGCGGACGGTCAAGCTTACGCCGACATCTTGACTCGCGGCCTAGTTGAGGCGCGCGACAGTGGCTCATGCGGAGTCTTGGTAGACCTGCGAGGCAACGGCGGTGGCGACATGGGCCCGATGGTGGCAGGGCTCAGCCCGCTTTTGCCCGACGGCCCTGCGGTGCACTTCATCTTCAAGAACAGCGAGAACCCCGTCAACATCGACGGAAACAGTGCGACCGGCGGCGGGACCGCAACCTCAACCGAAGGCGGTAAGTGGGAGACACCGGTAGCAGTGCTTGTCGACGGCGACACGGCATCCTCAGGCGAAGCCACGATGCTGGCCTTCCGCGGTCTCGACTACTCGTCGAGTTTCGGCTCCCCAACCGCGGGCTACGCGTCAGCGAATATGATTTACGACTTCCCCGATGGATCCGCGTTGATGCTCACCGTCGCGAAAGATAAGGCGCGAACGGGCGAGGAGTTCTCGGAAGACCCGATTCAGCCGGACGTTGTCACCGATCAACCCGAGCAAGATGCCCGTGGGTGGCTGGCTGAGCGGTGCGGCGTGGCGTCGTAA
- a CDS encoding S41 family peptidase, whose protein sequence is MPRTGKISRTRMIIATSAVAVVVLLALLVLYLLAPVHSAQMTGTARFGGTDTPKRYAKTVLSLADHGVNGNSKNYEKAKEEALEAAEDAETREELYDVLDKAVKAAGGKHSGLLKPEEDKPEDPDLPEQNSQPEELTLPDDLEVEIEGGWAFVNVPPLAEDTDREEYAHTLATELVKARGTGVCSAIVDLRGTTGSDIVPILGGLSMFVPNGPAYYTVTRDREASVMVNGTSVKGEDLVKEDVGKWDPTLAVLVDDTTTFAGEVALLALNSADNSKSFGEPTAGYTSTNRVFNFPDGSQMVIAMSNAVDAEENEYGDKPIKPDEIHADDPMKAAKAWIYETTGCGWIED, encoded by the coding sequence ATGCCACGAACCGGAAAAATCTCCCGCACCAGAATGATCATCGCGACCTCCGCCGTCGCGGTGGTGGTGCTGCTCGCCCTCCTGGTGCTCTACCTGCTAGCACCCGTGCACTCAGCGCAGATGACGGGCACGGCAAGGTTCGGGGGAACCGATACTCCGAAGCGGTACGCAAAAACGGTGCTGTCGCTTGCCGATCACGGGGTGAACGGCAACTCCAAGAACTACGAGAAGGCGAAAGAAGAGGCGCTCGAAGCAGCTGAGGACGCGGAGACGCGCGAGGAGCTGTACGACGTGCTGGATAAGGCTGTCAAGGCCGCGGGTGGCAAACACTCCGGACTGCTCAAGCCAGAAGAAGACAAGCCTGAAGACCCCGACCTGCCGGAACAGAACTCGCAGCCCGAAGAGCTGACACTGCCGGATGATTTGGAGGTGGAGATCGAGGGCGGCTGGGCGTTTGTGAACGTCCCGCCCTTAGCCGAAGACACGGATCGCGAGGAATATGCGCATACCCTGGCGACCGAGCTGGTGAAAGCCCGCGGCACGGGCGTGTGTTCCGCCATCGTGGACCTGCGCGGCACCACAGGCAGCGACATTGTCCCTATCCTTGGCGGGCTCTCAATGTTTGTGCCGAACGGGCCGGCGTATTACACCGTCACCCGCGACAGGGAAGCATCCGTGATGGTGAACGGGACTTCCGTGAAGGGCGAGGACCTGGTCAAAGAGGACGTGGGTAAATGGGATCCCACGCTTGCGGTGTTGGTGGATGACACCACCACGTTTGCAGGTGAAGTCGCACTGTTAGCGCTGAACAGCGCAGATAACTCAAAGAGCTTTGGCGAGCCCACCGCTGGGTACACCTCGACCAACCGGGTGTTCAATTTCCCGGATGGTTCTCAGATGGTGATAGCCATGAGCAACGCCGTTGACGCCGAGGAAAACGAGTACGGCGATAAGC